In Pectinophora gossypiella chromosome 5, ilPecGoss1.1, whole genome shotgun sequence, a genomic segment contains:
- the LOC126366591 gene encoding aspartate--tRNA ligase, mitochondrial, whose protein sequence is MTYKEALQKYGTDKPDLSYGLELKKIKHLFLRKCDDPNFEAYLIPFPKKIEKVVKSKLSDQVMELAIKYVAKIVMPDKMRKEFGSYFVERIQEIIGESNSCIIAMTKTEESTCLCLGELRQSLASLLKSKNLLKINENVEPFWVIDFPLFVNGKNGLETCHHPFTAPHPEDLHLLDTEPLKVRSLAYDLVMEGNEIGGGSVRIHDVKLQEKILKMLKIDGGTLTHFLNALKSGCPPHAGIALGIDRLVSLACDAESIRDVIAFPKSHDGKDPLSGAPNVISEEDKKYYHIVSTEKSNDDKDAKE, encoded by the coding sequence ATGACATACAAGGAAGCTTTACAAAAGTATGGGACAGACAAACCAGACCTATCCTATGGACTGGAACTGAAGAAAATCAAGCATTTATTCTTAAGGAAATGTGATGATCCTAATTTCGAAGCATATTTGATTCCATTTCCAAAGAAAATTGAGAAGGTTGTAAAATCGAAGCTTTCAGATCAAGTAATGGAATTAGCTATTAAATATGTAGCGAAAATAGTGATGCCAGATAAAATGCGAAAAGAGTTTGGATCATATTTTGTTGAGAGAATCCAGGAAATAATTGGGGAATCTAATTCTTGTATCATTGCTATGACAAAGACTGAAGAAAGCACTTGTTTGTGTTTAGGAGAATTGCGGCAATCCCTGGCATCTCTGTTGAAGTCTAAAAACTTGTTAAAAATCAATGAAAATGTGGAGCCTTTTTGGGTTATTGATTTCCCACTATTTGTAAATGGAAAGAATGGCCTAGAGACTTGCCACCACCCCTTTACTGCTCCTCATCCTGAGGACTTGCATCTGCTGGATACTGAACCATTGAAAGTGAGGTCATTAGCTTACGATTTAGTAATGGAAGGGAATGAAATTGGAGGTGGTTCTGTGCGGATCCATGATGTAAAGCTACAGGAGAAAATACTGAAAATGTTGAAGATAGACGGAGGGACGTTGACACACTTTTTGAATGCTTTGAAGAGTGGTTGTCCTCCTCATGCTGGTATAGCTTTAGGAATAGATAGATTAGTAAGTTTAGCCTGTGATGCTGAGTCTATAAGAGATGTGATCGCGTTTCCAAAGTCACATGATGGCAAGGACCCTCTGTCCGGTGCACCTAACGTGATAAGTGAAGAggacaaaaaatattatcacaTTGTATCTACTGAAAAAAGCAATGATGACAAAGATGCGaaggaataa